The Gemmatimonadota bacterium nucleotide sequence ATTTCCGGGAAGACGGCGAGAATGCCCGGGTCCTCAAAGCCATATCGCGAGCGCTGCGTCCCGGCGGAAGTTTCCTCATGGACTACCTTAACCGAGAATACGTGATCTCCACGCTCGTTCCGTCGGACCGCCGTACCGTGGAAGGCATGGAAGTCGAGCAACGCCGCTGGATTACGGGGGACCCGTCGAAAGCGGGCGGGCACGTGCGTATCAACAAGCAGGTGCGGATCAGGGAAGACGGAGCGGAGAGAAGCTACGACGAGTCCGTGCGGATGTATACCCTGGAAGAGCTTAAGGCCCTGATGGACCGGGCCGGACTGAAGGTCACGCAGACTTACGGCGATTTTGACGGCCGTCCGGTCGGCGGCGACGCCCCCCGGAATATCCTGGTGGGCCGATCGGAATCGTACGCGGACGCCGCATCCCGCGACGAGAAACCAGCTACGCCATGTCCGTGATCACGCTGCTAACCGATTTCGGCCAACGCGACGCCTTCGTGGGCACCATGAAGGGGGTCATCCTGGGAATCTCCCCGGAGGCCCGGATCGTGGACCTGTCCCATGAGATTACGCCCCAGCAGATCGCAGAAGGCGCTTTCGTCCTGCGCACCGCTTATGCCTACTTCCCGGAGGGGACGGTGCACGTGGCCGTCGTCGATCCGGGCGTAGGCGGAGCGCGGCGGGCCCTGATCGTGGAAACGCCCGGTTACCGGTTCGTGGGACCGGACAACGGCCTTTTCGCCCACGTGTACGCGAAGGAGACGGATCTCCGGGTCGTTTCAGTGACCGAGTCCCGTTTCATGCTGCCGGAAATCAGCAACACGTTCCATGGCCGGGACGTCTTCGCGCCCGTGGCCGCCCATCTCGCCCTCGGCGCGCCCGTTTCGGAATTCGGTCCCGAGATCGCCGACTACGAAACCGGGACAGTTACCGAACCTGCGGCCCATGAGGGCGGGATCACCGGTCGCGTATTGCATATCGACCGATATGGCAATATAATAACGGATATCGGCGATTCCCTCTTCTTGGAGAAGACCCGGGATAAGCGGTTCCGGATCCGGCTGGCCGACCTGGCGCTGGACCGCGTCAGCCCATCCTACGACGAAGCCGCCACCGGCGCGTCCCTGGCGATTCTGGACAGCGCGGGACTGCTCGAGATCGCCGTCAACGGCGGCAACGCGGCCGAGACGCTGGGCGTGTCGACCGGAGACCGCGTGGACGTGGAAGTGGAGTAAGTAGTCAACGATTCCAGACAACAGGCATCACCCGCAAGCATAAACTGAAGACCGGAGACCGAACATGTCCGACCTGTATCAGCCCAATGAAACTTTTCGCAACAAGGCGCACCTGAAGAGCCTGGACGAATACCGGCGGGAATACGAGCGTTCCGTCGCCGACCCGGAGGCCTTCTGGGCCGAGAAGGCGGAATCGTTCCACTGGTTCAGGAAATGGGACCGTATCCGGTCCTATAACTACGATATGCGGAAGGGCCCCGTGTCCATCAAGTGGTTCGAAGGCGGCAAGACCAACATCGTGCATAACTGCATCGACCGCCATC carries:
- a CDS encoding SAM-dependent chlorinase/fluorinase produces the protein MSVITLLTDFGQRDAFVGTMKGVILGISPEARIVDLSHEITPQQIAEGAFVLRTAYAYFPEGTVHVAVVDPGVGGARRALIVETPGYRFVGPDNGLFAHVYAKETDLRVVSVTESRFMLPEISNTFHGRDVFAPVAAHLALGAPVSEFGPEIADYETGTVTEPAAHEGGITGRVLHIDRYGNIITDIGDSLFLEKTRDKRFRIRLADLALDRVSPSYDEAATGASLAILDSAGLLEIAVNGGNAAETLGVSTGDRVDVEVE
- a CDS encoding methyltransferase domain-containing protein → MDMATQHRPASDWYKTAFRYDYLRVYPHRNDEEARRQVDFLVDRLDVPPSCEVLDLGCGDGRHSLELARRGFRVTGLDLSEELLERARRRTADEGLDITFIRGDMRDPPAVRAYDLVVNFFTSFGYFREDGENARVLKAISRALRPGGSFLMDYLNREYVISTLVPSDRRTVEGMEVEQRRWITGDPSKAGGHVRINKQVRIREDGAERSYDESVRMYTLEELKALMDRAGLKVTQTYGDFDGRPVGGDAPRNILVGRSESYADAASRDEKPATPCP